From a single Mycolicibacterium mengxianglii genomic region:
- the pruA gene encoding L-glutamate gamma-semialdehyde dehydrogenase → MDAITAVPPPTNEPIHDYAPNSAERDRLTAALAELTSGPAELPHVIGGAHRMGDGERIDVVQPHNHRAVLGTLTNAGRAEATAAVDAAAAAKNDWAQTPFDERAAVFLRAADLLSGPWREKIAAATMLGQSKTAYQAEIDSPCELVDFWRFNVAFARQILAQQPISGPGVWNRTDYRPLEGFVYAITPFNFTAIAGNLPTAPALMGNTVVWKPSITQTFSAYLTMQVLEAAGLPTGVINLVTGDGYAVSDVVLADPRLAGIHFTGSTATFQHLWREVGTRIDSYHTYPRLVGETGGKDFVVAHTSAHPEVLRTALIRGAFDYQGQKCSAASRAFIPRSVWQQMGDDFLGATEALTYGDVTDLSNYGGALIDKRAFAKNVEAIESAKRRPQVTIAVGGDYDDSDGYFVRPTVLLSDDAADEAFSAEYFGPILAVHVFPDNEFDDILDVVDRGAKYGLTGAVIADDRAAVLTAENRLRYAAGNFYVNDKPTGAVVGQQPFGGSRGSGTNDKAGSALNLLRWTSARSIKETFVPATDHTYPHMGA, encoded by the coding sequence ATGGACGCCATCACCGCTGTGCCCCCTCCGACGAACGAGCCCATCCACGACTACGCCCCGAATTCCGCTGAGCGTGACAGGCTCACCGCCGCGCTCGCCGAACTGACCTCCGGGCCGGCCGAGTTGCCGCACGTCATCGGTGGCGCCCACCGGATGGGCGACGGGGAGCGCATCGACGTTGTTCAACCGCACAACCACCGCGCTGTCCTCGGCACTCTCACCAACGCCGGGCGCGCGGAGGCGACGGCCGCTGTAGACGCCGCGGCGGCAGCCAAGAACGATTGGGCGCAAACACCGTTCGACGAACGTGCCGCGGTGTTCCTGCGGGCAGCCGATCTGCTCAGCGGCCCGTGGCGGGAGAAGATCGCCGCCGCCACCATGCTCGGCCAGTCCAAGACTGCCTACCAGGCCGAGATCGACTCACCGTGTGAACTCGTCGACTTCTGGCGGTTCAACGTGGCGTTCGCCCGGCAGATCCTGGCGCAGCAGCCGATCAGTGGACCGGGGGTATGGAACCGCACCGACTATCGGCCGCTGGAAGGATTCGTCTACGCGATCACGCCGTTCAACTTCACCGCCATCGCCGGTAACCTGCCGACCGCGCCGGCGCTGATGGGCAACACCGTGGTGTGGAAACCGTCGATCACCCAGACCTTTTCGGCATACCTGACCATGCAGGTGCTCGAGGCGGCCGGGCTCCCGACGGGAGTGATCAATCTCGTCACCGGAGACGGCTACGCCGTATCGGACGTGGTGCTCGCCGACCCCCGGCTGGCCGGGATTCACTTCACCGGCTCCACCGCCACCTTCCAGCATCTGTGGCGGGAGGTAGGCACCCGCATCGACAGTTATCACACCTACCCGCGGCTGGTCGGTGAGACCGGCGGCAAGGACTTCGTGGTGGCCCATACCAGCGCGCACCCAGAAGTGCTGCGCACGGCGTTGATTCGTGGCGCCTTTGACTACCAGGGGCAGAAATGCTCGGCGGCGTCGCGGGCATTCATCCCCCGGTCGGTGTGGCAGCAGATGGGCGACGACTTTCTGGGCGCCACCGAGGCCCTGACGTACGGCGACGTCACCGACCTGTCCAACTATGGCGGCGCGCTGATCGACAAGCGCGCGTTCGCCAAGAACGTCGAGGCCATCGAAAGTGCCAAGCGTCGGCCGCAGGTCACCATCGCCGTCGGCGGCGACTACGACGACAGCGACGGCTATTTCGTCCGGCCCACCGTACTGCTGTCCGATGACGCCGCCGACGAAGCCTTCTCGGCGGAGTATTTCGGCCCGATCCTGGCGGTCCACGTCTTCCCGGACAACGAATTCGACGACATCCTCGATGTGGTGGATCGTGGTGCCAAATACGGGCTGACCGGAGCGGTGATCGCCGATGACCGGGCTGCGGTACTGACCGCCGAGAACCGGTTGCGTTATGCCGCAGGCAACTTCTACGTCAACGACAAACCCACTGGGGCGGTGGTCGGGCAGCAGCCCTTCGGTGGCTCCCGGGGTTCCGGCACCAACGACAAGGCCGGCTCGGCATTGAACCTGTTGCGTTGGACGTCGGCCCGGTCCATCAAGGAGACGTTCGTTCCGGCGACCGATCACACCTACCCGCACATGGGGGCCTGA
- the fdxA gene encoding ferredoxin, giving the protein MTYVIAQPCVDVKDKACIEECPVDCIYEGARMLYIHPDECVDCGACEPVCPVEAIFYEDDVPDEWSSYAQANTDFFVELGSPGGASKVGQTDNDPAAVKELPPQGED; this is encoded by the coding sequence GTGACTTACGTGATCGCTCAACCTTGCGTCGACGTCAAGGACAAGGCATGTATCGAAGAATGCCCCGTCGACTGCATCTATGAGGGCGCACGCATGCTGTACATCCACCCCGACGAGTGCGTGGACTGCGGCGCATGTGAGCCGGTGTGCCCGGTCGAGGCCATCTTCTACGAGGATGACGTCCCCGACGAGTGGAGCAGCTACGCACAGGCCAATACCGACTTCTTCGTCGAGCTCGGTTCACCGGGCGGCGCCTCGAAGGTCGGGCAGACCGACAACGACCCCGCGGCCGTGAAGGAACTGCCGCCGCAGGGCGAGGACTGA
- a CDS encoding PucR family transcriptional regulator — protein MQRSAADGLGLGQLLLALDATLVSLVQAPRGLDSAVASAALIDPDDVRLGLADAARSADVFLLLGLTDADAAAWLDRQLEDRPPIAVFAKDPSDHLISRAVSAGTAVVAVDPRARWERLYRLIDHVFEHHGDRADPLDNSGTDLFGLAQSIADRTHGMVSIEDERSHVLAYSASNDEADELRRLSILGRAGPAEHLKWIGQWGIFDALRASGEVVRVAERPELGLHPRLAVGIHHGSADARRAPRFAGTIWVQQGSRPLAGDAEQVLRGAAVLAARIMARLAMAPSSHTLRVQQLLGLREPQLNAADLAAAARELGVVDDIRAALIGFDTDSTTSRMAEVLALSASAFRADAQVAAAGSRVYVLFPSTTRTSSVTSWIRGTITALHNELSVQLWAVIAAPVAGLAAVAAARAEVDRVLDSAQRHPGALGPVTSLAEARTTVLLDEMLAFLAANDHLIDPRVQALHDADPTLTQTLRAYLDSFGDVAAAARELHVHPNTVRYRVRRIEEVMTTSLGDPDVRLVLALSLRAHSPAQ, from the coding sequence ATGCAGCGTTCGGCGGCGGACGGGTTGGGGCTGGGTCAGCTCCTGCTGGCCCTCGATGCGACCCTGGTCAGTCTGGTGCAGGCACCCCGCGGCCTGGACTCGGCGGTGGCGTCCGCGGCGCTGATCGACCCCGACGATGTGCGGCTCGGCCTGGCAGACGCTGCCCGGTCGGCAGACGTGTTCCTGCTGCTCGGTCTCACCGATGCCGACGCCGCGGCCTGGCTCGACCGCCAGCTCGAGGACCGCCCGCCTATCGCGGTATTCGCCAAAGATCCGTCCGATCACCTGATCTCGCGCGCGGTATCGGCAGGGACGGCTGTCGTCGCGGTGGATCCGCGGGCCCGCTGGGAGCGGCTTTATCGGCTGATCGATCACGTCTTCGAGCATCACGGCGACCGGGCCGACCCACTCGACAATTCTGGTACCGACCTGTTCGGCCTGGCGCAGTCGATCGCCGATCGCACCCACGGCATGGTCAGCATCGAGGACGAACGGTCCCACGTACTGGCATATTCGGCGTCCAACGACGAGGCCGACGAACTGCGCCGCCTGTCGATCCTCGGCCGCGCCGGCCCGGCCGAACATCTGAAATGGATCGGGCAGTGGGGCATTTTCGATGCATTGCGGGCCAGCGGCGAGGTGGTCCGGGTAGCCGAGCGCCCCGAGTTGGGGTTGCACCCCAGATTGGCGGTCGGGATTCATCACGGCAGCGCCGACGCGCGCCGGGCCCCCAGGTTCGCGGGCACCATCTGGGTTCAACAGGGTTCTCGCCCGCTGGCCGGGGACGCCGAGCAGGTGCTGCGCGGTGCCGCGGTGCTCGCCGCCCGCATCATGGCGCGGTTGGCGATGGCGCCGTCATCGCACACGCTGCGGGTCCAACAATTGCTCGGGCTGCGCGAGCCCCAGTTGAATGCCGCCGACCTCGCTGCCGCGGCACGGGAACTCGGCGTCGTCGACGACATCCGCGCCGCGCTGATCGGCTTCGACACCGACAGCACGACGTCTCGGATGGCCGAGGTACTGGCCTTGAGCGCCAGCGCTTTTCGCGCTGACGCCCAGGTGGCCGCGGCCGGCTCGCGGGTTTACGTGCTCTTTCCCAGCACCACCCGGACGTCCTCGGTCACCTCATGGATACGCGGCACCATCACCGCGCTGCACAACGAGCTCAGCGTGCAACTGTGGGCCGTCATCGCCGCGCCGGTCGCCGGGCTGGCCGCGGTGGCCGCGGCCCGCGCCGAGGTGGACCGGGTGCTCGACAGCGCTCAGCGCCACCCGGGCGCGTTGGGTCCGGTGACGTCGCTGGCGGAGGCCAGAACAACAGTGCTGCTCGACGAGATGCTCGCGTTCCTGGCCGCCAACGACCACCTGATCGATCCCCGGGTGCAGGCACTGCACGACGCCGACCCCACGCTGACGCAGACGTTGCGGGCCTATCTGGACAGTTTCGGTGATGTCGCGGCGGCAGCCCGGGAGCTGCACGTGCACCCCAACACCGTCCGTTACCGGGTGCGCCGTATCGAGGAGGTGATGACCACGTCGTTGGGCGACCCTGATGTACGGCTGGTTCTCGCGCTGAGCCTGCGGGCACACAGCCCGGCGCAGTGA
- a CDS encoding YceI family protein, with translation MTASVTTGLSTGTWAIDQVHSSIAFSVRHLMVSKVRGAFNSFSGAITVAEDGTPSVVAEIDVASVDTGNEQREEHLKAADFFDVEKYPTASFRSTGVQAKGDNYVLDGEFTLKGVTKPISLDLEFNGVNPGMGHGEVAGFEASVVLNRKEFGLDIETPLETGGVVVGDKVTITIEIEALKQA, from the coding sequence ATGACCGCTTCTGTCACCACCGGCCTCAGCACCGGCACCTGGGCCATCGACCAGGTTCACTCGTCGATTGCCTTTTCCGTCCGTCACCTGATGGTCAGCAAGGTGCGCGGCGCCTTCAACTCGTTCAGCGGTGCCATCACCGTCGCCGAGGACGGCACTCCGTCGGTGGTCGCCGAGATCGACGTCGCCTCGGTAGACACCGGAAACGAGCAGCGTGAAGAGCACCTCAAGGCTGCCGATTTCTTCGACGTCGAGAAGTACCCGACCGCGTCGTTCCGCTCTACCGGCGTGCAGGCCAAGGGCGACAACTACGTTCTCGACGGGGAGTTCACCCTCAAGGGCGTGACCAAGCCGATCAGCCTCGACCTGGAGTTCAACGGTGTCAATCCCGGCATGGGCCACGGTGAGGTCGCCGGGTTCGAAGCTTCGGTTGTATTGAACCGCAAGGAGTTCGGCCTCGACATCGAAACGCCGCTGGAGACCGGCGGCGTCGTCGTCGGCGACAAGGTCACGATCACCATCGAGATCGAGGCCCTGAAGCAGGCCTGA
- the dapC gene encoding succinyldiaminopimelate transaminase, with protein sequence MRGVSASLPVFPWDTLADVTATARAHPDGIVDLSVGTPVDPVAPVIRDALAAASSAPGYPTTAGTADLRESAVGALQRRYGIPGVAPSAVLPVIGTKELIAWLPTLLGLGADDLVVVPELAYPTYDVGARLAGAAVLAADSLTQVGPQTPALVYLNSPSNPTGRVLGVDHLRKVVGWARERGVIVASDECYLGLAWDAEPLSVLHPSVSDGDHTGLLAIHSLSKTSSLAGYRAGFVAGDPSLIAELLAVRKHAGMMVPTPVQAAMVAALNDDAHEKEQRERYARRRDALLPAIRAAGFTVDHSEAGLYLWATRDEPCRDTLAWLAERGILVAPGEFYGARGSRHVRIALTAIDERIAAAVQRLTS encoded by the coding sequence CTGAGGGGCGTTTCGGCGTCCCTGCCGGTCTTCCCGTGGGACACCCTGGCCGACGTCACCGCCACGGCCAGGGCGCACCCCGACGGCATCGTCGATCTCTCGGTCGGTACCCCGGTTGACCCGGTGGCACCGGTGATCCGTGATGCCCTGGCTGCGGCCAGTTCAGCACCCGGTTACCCGACCACCGCGGGCACGGCGGACTTGCGGGAATCAGCCGTCGGAGCGCTGCAACGTCGTTATGGCATCCCCGGCGTGGCACCGAGCGCGGTGCTGCCGGTGATCGGCACCAAAGAGCTGATCGCCTGGCTGCCGACATTGCTCGGCCTCGGCGCCGATGACCTGGTGGTCGTCCCCGAACTGGCATACCCGACGTACGACGTCGGTGCCCGCCTGGCCGGGGCGGCCGTGCTGGCCGCCGATTCCTTAACCCAGGTCGGACCGCAAACGCCGGCGTTGGTGTACCTGAACTCCCCGAGCAATCCGACGGGACGCGTGCTCGGCGTCGATCACCTGCGCAAGGTGGTCGGTTGGGCCAGAGAGCGCGGCGTGATCGTGGCTTCCGACGAGTGTTATCTGGGCCTGGCCTGGGACGCCGAACCGCTTTCGGTACTGCACCCCTCGGTCAGCGACGGTGACCATACGGGGCTGCTGGCCATCCACTCGCTGTCGAAGACGTCGTCGCTGGCCGGCTATCGGGCCGGCTTCGTCGCCGGTGACCCCAGCCTGATCGCCGAGCTGCTGGCCGTCCGCAAGCACGCCGGGATGATGGTCCCGACGCCCGTGCAGGCAGCGATGGTCGCGGCGCTCAACGACGACGCTCACGAAAAGGAGCAGCGCGAGCGGTATGCCCGTCGGCGCGACGCCCTGTTGCCGGCCATCCGGGCGGCGGGTTTCACCGTCGACCACTCCGAGGCCGGCCTCTATTTGTGGGCGACCCGCGACGAACCCTGTCGTGACACGTTGGCCTGGCTCGCCGAACGCGGAATCCTGGTGGCACCGGGCGAGTTCTACGGCGCCCGGGGTTCGCGCCACGTGCGGATCGCACTGACCGCCATCGACGAGCGGATCGCCGCCGCCGTGCAGCGCCTCACCTCCTAG
- a CDS encoding proline dehydrogenase family protein, producing MPELFARVARPAILAASRSEVLRRSAERIPVTRKVVDRFVPGETAVEVLKSVERLRNSGRFVSVDHLGEDVTDADAANATVTAYLGLLDALGQRGDTAAGPKPLEVSLKLSALGQALPRDGEKIALENAHTICAKARDVGVWVTVDAEDHTTTDSTLSIVRELRAEFDWLGTVLQAYLRRTRADCAEFAAAGARIRLCKGAYDEPASVAFRGRDEVTDSYLMCLRILMAGRGYPMVASHDPEIIAAVPGLAREYRRSAADFEYQMLYGIRDAEQLRLAGEGNHVRVYVPFGAQWYGYFVRRLAERPANLTFFLRALAERRKSV from the coding sequence ATGCCCGAGCTGTTCGCGCGCGTGGCCCGACCGGCGATCCTGGCGGCCAGCCGATCCGAAGTGCTGCGGCGTTCCGCGGAACGGATACCGGTGACCCGCAAGGTGGTGGACCGCTTCGTGCCGGGTGAGACGGCTGTTGAGGTGCTCAAATCGGTTGAAAGGCTACGGAATTCGGGCCGCTTCGTCAGTGTCGATCATCTCGGTGAGGACGTCACCGACGCCGATGCCGCCAATGCGACCGTAACGGCCTACCTCGGCTTGCTCGACGCACTGGGGCAGCGAGGTGATACTGCCGCTGGCCCCAAGCCATTGGAGGTGTCGCTGAAACTGTCGGCGTTGGGTCAGGCACTGCCGCGCGACGGTGAGAAGATCGCCCTGGAGAATGCGCATACCATCTGCGCCAAAGCGCGTGATGTCGGCGTGTGGGTGACCGTGGACGCCGAGGACCACACCACCACCGACTCCACGCTGTCGATCGTGCGGGAGCTACGGGCAGAGTTCGACTGGCTGGGCACCGTGCTGCAGGCGTATCTGCGGCGCACGCGTGCCGACTGCGCCGAGTTCGCCGCCGCCGGTGCCCGCATCCGATTGTGCAAGGGCGCCTACGACGAGCCGGCGTCGGTGGCCTTCCGCGGCCGCGACGAAGTGACCGATTCGTACCTGATGTGTCTGCGGATCCTGATGGCGGGTCGCGGCTATCCGATGGTGGCCTCGCACGATCCCGAGATCATCGCAGCTGTACCTGGGTTGGCACGCGAATATCGCCGCAGCGCAGCAGATTTCGAGTATCAAATGCTCTACGGAATCCGCGACGCCGAGCAGCTGCGTCTGGCCGGGGAGGGCAACCATGTCCGGGTGTACGTGCCGTTCGGAGCGCAGTGGTACGGCTATTTCGTACGCCGGCTCGCCGAACGGCCGGCAAACCTGACATTCTTCCTGCGGGCGTTGGCCGAGCGGCGTAAGTCTGTTTGA